The window ttgtgatgccatggtaaccatggggtgtTGCCATGAGGTGGTGACACAGTAGTGTCATGCAACACAAGGCCATGTTACTATACGAAGTGTAAGATTGTTGAAATGGAAACCATACAGttatgttgccatggtaaccatggggttgtgttgccatgtcAACCATGTATTTGTGATGCCATGGCAGCTATGTGTTTCTGGTGCCATGGCAACCATagggttctgttgccatggcaaccatgtttttgtgttgccatgtCATCTTCTCCATCTCCATTGTCgtcatcttttccttctccttcgtcgtcatcttctccttcatcgtcatcttctccttcgtcgtcatcttctccttcgttgtaatcttctccttctccttcatcgtcatcttctccttctccttcgtcgtcatcttctccttcgccgtcatcttctccttcgtGGTCATCTTCTCCTACGTTGtaatcttctccttctccttcgtcgtcatcttctccttctccttcgtcATCATCTTCTCCTTCGCCTTCATCATCATATTCTCCTTCGTCATCATCTTCTCCTTCGTCGCCATCTTCTCCTTCGtcatcattttctcctttgtcgtcatcttctccttttccttcgTCGTCATATTCTCCTTCTACTTCGTCatcatcttctccttcatcgccatcctctccttctccattgtcgtcatcttctccttctccttcgtcttcatcttctccttcgtcatcatcttctccttcgtcttcatcttctccatctCATTCGTCGTcgtcttctccttctccttcattgtcatcttctccttcgtcgtcatcttctccttcgtcgtcatcttttatttctccttcgTCGTCATCGTCTCCTTCGTCGTCATCGTCTCCTTCGTCGTCATCGTCTCCTTCTCTttcgtcatcttctccttcaaCTTCGccgtcatcttctccttctccttcattctcatcttctccttctccttcgtcATAATCTTCTCCTACgtcgtcatcttctccttcgtcTTCTCCTTATCCTTCGTCATCATCCTCTCATTTGTCTTCTCCTACTCCTTcgtcttctccttctccttcatcgtcatcttctccttcgttgtcatcttctccttctccttcattgtcatcttctccttctccttcgtcttcatcttctccttcgtcatcatcttctccttcgtcttcatcttctccatctCATTCGTCGTCGTCTTCTCCTTCTCATTCATTgtcatcttctccttcgtcgtcatcttctccttcgtcGCCATCTTCTCCCTCGTCgtcattttctcctttgtcatcatcttctccttttccttcgTCGGCATCTTCTCCTTCGTCGCCATCTTCTCCTACTCCTTCatcgtcatcttctccttcgccgtcatcttctccttttccttcgTCGtcatcttcttcttctccttcgTCGTAATCTTCTCCTTCgtcgtcatcttctccttctccttcgacgtcatcttctccttcgtcatcttgtccttctccttcgTCGCCATCTTCTCCTTCGTCGTCATCTTCTATTTCTCCTTCGTCGTCATCATCACCTTCGTCGTCATCGTCTCCTTCTCTttcgtcatcttctccttcaaCTTCGCCGtcaccttctccttctccttcattctcatcttctccttctcctttgtcatAATCTTCTCCTTCGTCGTCATCTTCTCCTTATCCTTAgtcgtcatcttctccttcgtcGTCATCTTCTATTTCGACGTCATCTTCTCCTTTGTCGTCATCATCTCCTTTTCCTTCgtcgtcatcttctccttctccttcgtcgtcatcttctccttctccttcgtcttcatcttctccttcgtcatcatcttctccttcgtcctcatcttctccttcgttatcatcttttccttctccttcatcttaattttctccttcgtcatcatcttctccttctccttcctcgcCATCTTCTACTTCTCCTTCGTCgccatcttctccttctccttcgtcgtcatcttctccttctccttcgtcgtcatcttctccttctccttcgtcgtcatcttctccttcctcgtcatcttctccttctccatcgtcgtcatcttctccttcgtcttcatcttctccttctccttcatcgtcatcttctccttcctcgtcatcttctccttcttcttcatcgtcatcttctccttcgtcatcatcttctccttcgccgtcatcttctccttcattgtcatcttctccttcgtcttctccttctccatcaTCATCCTCTCATTTGTCTTCTCCTACTCCTTCGTCGCCATCTACTCCTTCatcgtcatcttctccttcatcatcatcttctccttcgtcgtcatcttctccttctcctttgtcgCCATCTTCTCCTTCGTCATCATCTTCTCCTTTGTCGTCATCTTCTCCTTTGTCGTcatattcttcttcttcttctctttctccttcttctccttctccttcatcGTCTTCTTCGTCgtcatcttcttcttcttcgtCATCATCCTCTCCTTCGTTGTcatattcttcttcttcttcttcttcttcttcttcttcgtTTTCTTAATCTTCTTcgtttcttcttcttcatcttcttcttcttctttttcttagtcttcttcgtttcttcttcttcttcttcttcttcttcttcttcttcttcttcgtTTTCTTAGCCTTCTtcgtttctttttctttttcatcttcttctttttcttcttcttctatctttgttttcttagtcTTCTTcgtttcttcttcttcttctacatcttcttcattttgttagtcttcttaaatttcttcttcttcttcatcttcttctaCTTCTTCTTCATTTCGTTTTCTTAGTCTTCTTCGTTTCTTcttactttcttcttctccttctccttctccttctccttctccttctccttctccttctccttctccttcttctccttctccttctccttttccttctccttctccttctccttttccttctccttctccttctccttctcgttctccttctccttctccttctccttcttcttcttcttcttcttcgtcattttcttcttcctcttcttcattttcttagtcttctttgtttcttcgtcttctaatttttcttcttcgtcttcttcttcttcttcttcttcttcttcttcttcttcttcttcttcttcttcttcttcttcttcttctttgttttcttagtcTTCTTcgtttcttcttcttctttgtcttcttcttcttcttcattttcttagtcttcttcatttcttcttcttcttcttcttcttcttcatcttcttcttcttctttttcttcttcttatgtcttcattttcttcttcttcttcttcttcttcttcttcttctacaTCTTCTTCGTTTTGTTAGtcttaaatttcttcttcttcttcttcttcttcttcttcttcttcttcttcttcttcttcttcttcttcttcatcttcttcttcttattattcttCTCGTCGTTTTCTTAGTCTTCTTCGTTTCTTCTtagtttcttcttctccttctccttcttctccttctccttcttcttcttcttcatcttccttttcttagtcttctttgtttcttcttcttcagcttctttttcttagtcttcttcgttccttcttcttcttcttcttcttcttcttcttcttcttcttcttcttcttcttcttcttcttcttcttcttcttcttcttcttcttcttcttcttcttcgttttcttcttcttcttcgtTTTCTTCGTTTTCTTAgtcttcttctttgttttcttagtcttcttcatttcttcttctgtcattGTAAAGCAATCTAGTAGTAGGTGCCTGTATTGCACGCAGCTCTTCCTCAGCTGAGTAGTTATTATAGCAGTTTTACAGATAGTATGGTGATGttactttgtgtgtttgctttgtggttcTGGGTTCCTTATGATTTTTGCAGATTTACAGGGCTTTCTGTGAGTCTTTGCCTGTATGTCAAATCTTATCAAAGTTACAACCTTGCTGTTaaagtgatggagcagggttTAGGAGAAATGTATGATGGAGGCTTCCTGTGTCAGCATGTATCTGAAAATGGCAGCACTGGGCATGTAAGGAGTAGTCTGTTTCAGGTTTAGGGACAGTTTGTTATATTTCTGGATCTTTTGCCTGTGGGTTTGCTGTCTGTCGAGTCTTTAGACCTTGCAGCCTTCTAGGCTTTAACTGCTTGGAATTCACATATTAGAGGTATGTTTATGAGGGTTTGCTAGGTACCTTGTTTTTGGGAAACGGTGGGGTAGGTTTCCTTGACCGCATAAGTGCAGTACTGCCCAGAGAGTGAGCAGGCTCACCTTCTTCAACTCTAAAGAATAAGTCTGTTCGGGCACATTTCGGCGTGGCACTGCCCAGgcacatttcggcgcggcgcctGTCATCAGTAGTAGTCAGCGTTGCGGAGGAGGTGGGTGTCAGGGCTGGCATGCTAGTGAATGCTGGTTCTCTGTTTTTGCAAGTGATGATGAACCTGTTTGAACtaattctgtttgaaaaagtTCCAGTTCACTTGCCTGGTCATGTTGTCCTTTCaatattcaaagctgcagcaaaagcatggggattgttgcttctagaaacaccccaggTCTCTTGTCTGCTATGTGCATGTTGCTCAGgtaaagcagatttaaaaaaaaaaaaaaaaaacaaacaaacaaagaaatgaaaaccagccactgctgctcctgctctctgcctacttccttgtgctttttccctccccttttccaggtgattgggtttgggtgctgggcagggccaAAAGGTATATGAGCCCCAGGCATGCCATCAGAGaactccttctgcctgggctgctctttggggtaagtgctttgtttttccttcagtcagttgcagggttcTCTAGGCAGGCTGGAATCTAtggatttctggattttaagTGCTTGGAACTCACTTAATACAGGGATATTTAGTAGAGGCTGCTGGCTCACTGTTTTTTGGGATGGTGGGGTACGCTCTTGTTTTTGAGCTGTTTTTTAACCTCTAGATGAATCAACCCACTTGTTGTACTCTCCAGAGGGCTAAAACCAGCTTGATTACATGCTACAAGAGGCTTGATTTGTAGGTGCAGTATGACCAAGAGACTGAGCAAGGTCACCTTTTTTGTCTGTAAAAGATAAGTCTGTGACTACCTCTGTTGGGGCTGCTGTGCATTCCTGGCCTTTTGGCATTTGTGGAATTCAGGgtggtttttttatttatctggcTCTGGTCTCTGTATTTGAGTCCTCTGCAAGGAGCTGTACTGTTTGCGTGTCCATTGTGGATGTGACCTTGtctctttgtttcttgtagCCCAGGgcacaaacacagaaagttGAAGGAAGCTTGAGGGTGAGTGGCCAGCAGAGGGGACCCTGAGTTGTTCGGTGGACTGTGTTAGTCTGCTTCACTTGTTGGGCCGGCTTTGCAAGCGCCTTGCGACAGCAGAGTACGTCTCCTGCCACGTTTCTGAGGCACGCCAGATGCCAGCAGTTCCAATTCCTGAaatgctggagctgctcagagCGCAAGAGGAGCTGGGAGTGCGATGCATCTCCTTGAGATGTTAGGTGAGCGAAGCAGTGGTACTGGGTTGGGGCATGTGGCTCTGGGGCTTCTTGGCTGTTGCAGTaggggaggaaagaagaggagtGGGTATAGACTGTTTTGTGGATTGTCACGTTTGTCTGTTCTTTCTCCCTGGTGTAAGCCCCGTGACCTTGGCTTGGCACACTGAATGGCAGTGATAAGCCTGGATTGGGAAGGTGAGTGGTGAAAAGTTGGAAAACGGGTATTTTTTGTGTAGTAGTCTCTTGGTGCACCTCTGGGTGACTCCTCTTTTGCAGGGATGAAGAAGGTACTGGGAACATCCTAGCTGGCCTCTATGGACAACGTTGATGGTGGATTCTGAGCCCTGAAAATGAAGTTGAGGTGGGAATCCTGTGTGTTGGGGAGTGGTTggcagggggaggtggggagtTGTCTGGAGGGTGTCTATCTGATTTCAGTAGTAGAGCAGGTCAGTTGactactgttttgtttctgaggagGTTGTTTCACTGGAAGAAATTTGGCTGGTGTGCTGGTGCCTGATGGCACTTTATTTCTGCAGGTGAAGAGGAGCCTTGTGCATGAAGCAATGTCCTAGCTAGCCTTTGTGTTCCTTGGTGAGGATGGAACGTGCCTCCCAGCATTGCCAAGCTAAGTTGGGGGGCAAGTGCTATGTTTGAGTTGGGGTTGTGAATGCACCCATAGGGTGTGGGTCTGTGCTTTTAAGTCATTGCAGAGGATGGGGCCTTTCAGGATTGATCAGGTCAGGCAGAGAGATGATGTGTGGGGAGTTGCGTCACGTACAGTGTGAACCCATGCCAGGCAGGGCAGTCCCAGCTTGTCATCTGTGTTCTGTGTTGTCGGTGCTGTGCTGTTGCTCTTGGTGCTCAGCAGGCCCTGGGGAAGCCATCCTGAGGGTATTGAACACTTGACCTCCTTGGAATATTGCTGATGTTGAACTGGGAGCTGAGTACCTCTTGTCTTGCAGTGGGAGCTTAAAGGGATCACTTCTTCTGTGCgtgtaattttttttggtaTCAAATGTTTCCTGATATGATCATCATATGTTACGTGCTCCTCAGGTCTTGATATGCTCATTGCCCTCTTCTCCTGGACAGACAAGATGTGCAACTTGGAGCCACACCAAAGGCCCTAAATGCTTGTTTTGTCATGGTAGGGCTGATCCGAGCACTTCTTGTCTTGCAGTTGCTGCTTGAAGT is drawn from Aythya fuligula isolate bAytFul2 chromosome 20, bAytFul2.pri, whole genome shotgun sequence and contains these coding sequences:
- the LOC116497386 gene encoding putative protein TPRXL — its product is SPSPSSSSSPSSSSSPSPSSSSSPPSSSSSPLSSSSPLSSYSSSSSLSPSSPSPSSSSSSSSSSSSSSSSPSLSYSSSSSSSSSSSFS